Below is a genomic region from Chloroflexota bacterium.
ACTGGGGCGGGAGGGTTCGAACCTCCGTTAACGGATCCAAAGTCCGCTGTGCTACCACTGCACCACGCCCCAACGGCTATTATATTTCATTGTAACACAATCCAATCATATATGCAAATACGGGGTGCACGGTGTCCAGGACATACTATACAGTTTCTAGGGTATGGATATTCTCAATACGTACAGAAAGTGTTAGAATTGGCCGGAGTGGATCTGAACACTTTAGAACCGGAGCAATATGGACACTGGACGCCGTACCTGCCCACCGGCAGGCAAGATTGATTACAAAGAACTGCGCAAGATTAACCCTGAAGCCGCCAGGAAGGCCGTATTGGGCTATCTAGAGAGCAATGGGCATAATGTCTCCAGCACCGCGCGCCTGTTTGGCATCAACCGCTGCGTGGTTTATGATATCCTGCGCAAGAACCAAGAAGGGGATCTGCGCGATCGCGCCAAGAGGCCCAAACATCAACCCCGAAAGACTGATGCACAGATTGAGGACCTGGTCATTGCCGCCAAGAACAAAACCCACCTGGGGCCGCAGCGGCTCTCGCGCTATCTGCAACAATACGAGGGGGTCGTAGTCCCTGCCGGGACCATCCGCCACATCCTGCGCCGCAACCGGGCATGTCTTAGTCATCCCCTTGGGCAACACCACCGCAGAAAGGAAAAGCGGGAGTTTGTGGACTGGTATTCGGCGAAGCCCTTTGAGATTGTGCAGATGGATGTGAAGTTCATCCGTGACCACAAGGCACTCACCAAGGAGCAGATCATTCACCTGGATCAATGCCAGATCCCGAACTACCAATGGAGCGCCCTGGAGGTCAACTCACGCTTCAAACTGATGGCTTACTCCAGAGAGAAGTCGTGGACCAATGGCTTATGCTGGTACCTGTGGGTGGTTGCTTGGTTAAGATCGCACGGCGTAAAGTCGGAAATCGTCTTCACCGTGGATAACGGGGAGGAGTTTGGTGGGAAATCCTGGCTGAAGGTAGCGGAGCTAAGGAAATTGCTCAAGGGCTTCGGCTGTCGGCTGATCCAAAACCACAAAGGCCATTGTGAGGAGAACGCGCATATCGAACGCTCTCACCGCACCGATGACGATGAATTCTACATCCCCAGAGCGCTTGCCATTCACAGCGAGCGGGATTTGCTCGATGAAGCCCTGGGCTATCTCTACTACTACAACAACGTGCGAGAACACTCCTCCCTGGGCTACCAAACACCCTTTGCCCACCTCAAGGAGCAACTGCCAGAGATCGATGAGAACATCAGGTTGGTCGTACCTTTTATGCTCGACAAAGTCGCCGTTGAATTAGGCCCTTGGAGTGGATACCATGTGCTGGCACAGCACCGGGGGATTGACAGCCTCTGCCAAATGTAGTATCCTTTGATTAGTTGGGGAGTAAGGATTGGTACACGTGCAAGATTACCTGCAGCGACAGCGCGATTACCTACTAAGCATCAGCCGAGCGATGACTGCTCGCCTTGACCTACCGTCCTTGCTGCAACTCATTATCAGCAAAGCGGTGGAGATGCTACGTGGCGAAGCTGGGCTGATCGCTCTGCAGGGACGGGATGGCACATTTCACGTACGCGCTAGCTTCGGTCTTCCGCCGGGCACGCTGCAGCTCTTCGCTCCTCTCCTGACCGATATCCCCCTTCAGCG
It encodes:
- a CDS encoding transposase, whose translation is MDTGRRTCPPAGKIDYKELRKINPEAARKAVLGYLESNGHNVSSTARLFGINRCVVYDILRKNQEGDLRDRAKRPKHQPRKTDAQIEDLVIAAKNKTHLGPQRLSRYLQQYEGVVVPAGTIRHILRRNRACLSHPLGQHHRRKEKREFVDWYSAKPFEIVQMDVKFIRDHKALTKEQIIHLDQCQIPNYQWSALEVNSRFKLMAYSREKSWTNGLCWYLWVVAWLRSHGVKSEIVFTVDNGEEFGGKSWLKVAELRKLLKGFGCRLIQNHKGHCEENAHIERSHRTDDDEFYIPRALAIHSERDLLDEALGYLYYYNNVREHSSLGYQTPFAHLKEQLPEIDENIRLVVPFMLDKVAVELGPWSGYHVLAQHRGIDSLCQM